A genomic region of Cygnus atratus isolate AKBS03 ecotype Queensland, Australia chromosome 13, CAtr_DNAZoo_HiC_assembly, whole genome shotgun sequence contains the following coding sequences:
- the IL2RG gene encoding cytokine receptor common subunit gamma has product MAVPAAFLAPVLLLCGLGPRLAAAHGPTGVECVLFNEEYMTCMWGSRETLTTNYSLYYWYENRSPVVECKRYLWDRGVSIGCHFNQSEIIQFQPFHVLLNASLNGQILETRSKRMELQDLVKPGAPVNLTIRNMSSNQLQLTWSSPYPKAQCLEHAVKYKSNKDTSWIEHGVKGDIFSFPSVDYEKYYTFYVRSKINSYCGSTQLWSEWSVPVVWGRNTTSKDLAEEQLQWFWIHTVLVPIASCLLLLVLVVLLVRMERVWVILMPRIPNPSKNFDELFITHNGNFQEWAGVPKDMLESFKPNYSESICYVSELPSRESHDPQWDGSNRPPGGPGAPAGPREHSPYQNNYVGV; this is encoded by the exons ATGGCGGTGCCCGCGGCTTTCCTCGCGCCCGTCCTGCTGCTCTGCGGGCTGGGCCCCCGCCTCGCCGCTGCCCACGGCCCCACAG GGGTGGAGTGCGTCCTGTTCAACGAGGAGTACATGACCTGCAtgtgggggagcagggagacGCTCACCACCAACTACTCCCTCTACTACTG GTACGAGAACAGGTCGCCCGTGGTGGAGTGCAAGCGCTACCTGTGGGACCGGGGTGTCAGCATCGGCTGCCACTTCAACCAGAGCgagatcatccagttccagccTTTCCACGTCCTCCTCAACGCCAGCCTCAACGGCCAGATCCTGGAGACCCGCAGCAAGCGCATGGAGCTGCAGGACCTCG TGAAACCGGGGGCTCCCGTCAACCTGACCATCCGCAACATGAGCAGCAACCAGCTGCAGCTGACCTGGAGCTCCCCGTACCCCAAGGCGCAGTGCCTGGAGCACGCCGTCAAGTACAAGAGCAACAAGGACACGAGCTGGATT GAGCACGGGGTGAAGGGAGacatcttctccttccccagcgTGGACTACGAGAAGTACTACACCTTCTACGTGCGCAGCAAGATCAACAGCTACTGcggcagcacccagctctggaGCGAGTGGAGCGTCCCCGTGGTCTGGGGCAGAAACACCACCAGCAAGG ATCTCGCggaggagcagctgcagtggtTCTGGATCCATACGGTTCTCGTCCCCATcgcctcctgcctgctcctgctggtcCTCGTCGTCCTGCTGGTGCGCATGGAAAG GGTTTGGGTCATCCTCATGCCCCGGATCCCCAACCCCAGCAAGAACTTCGACGAGCTCTTCATCACCCACAACGGCAACTTCCAG GAATGGGCTGGAGTCCCCAAAGACATGCTGGAGAGCTTCAAGCCCAACTACAGCGAGAGCATCTGCTACGTGAGCGAGCTGCCCTCCAGGGAGAGCCACGACCCCCAGTGGGACGGCAGCAACCGCCCGCCGGGGGGGCCTGGGGCCCCGGCTGGCCCCCGCGAGCATAGCCCCTACCAGAACAACTACGTGGGAGTGTGA
- the C13HXorf65 gene encoding uncharacterized protein CXorf65 homolog, whose amino-acid sequence MFICISHGDNQSFLVNTDCPVLLLLSHLRSKVGVPVTDVIDLCDKLGTPKLLFQVKTLRERASEFLPAPGTYYVCRVDLGTPGTAQEQASRTFTPLLKDPSVALTEALRQHGQHPHRRLQRSLKAAEGRRMPTTEALPAGTQGQGAGEAAARGAARPGEEQEGAPRRAPQPPGGRQQRPRQR is encoded by the exons ATGTTCATCTGCATCAGCCATGGTG ACAACCAGAGCTTCCTGGTCAACACCGACTGCcccgtcctgctgctgctctcccacctGAGGAGCAAGGTGGGGGTCCCCGTCACCG ACGTCATCGACCTGTGCGACAAGCTGGGCACCCCCAAGCTGCTCTTCCAGGTCAAGACCCTACGGGAGAGGGCCAGCGAGTTCCTCCCGGCGCCCGGCACCTACTACGTCTGCAGGGTGGACCTGGGCACCCCCG GCACCGCGCAGGAGCAGGCGTCGCGGACCTTCACGCCCCTCCTGAAGGACCCCAGCGTGGCGCTGACCG AGGCACTGCGGCAGCACGGGCAGCACCCGCACAGGAGGCTCCAGCGCTCCCTGAAGGCTGCGGAGGGCAGGAGGATGCCGACCACCGAGGCGCTGCCCGCTGGCACCCAAGGCCAGGGAGCG ggcgaggcggcggcgcgAGGCGCGGCGCGACCCggtgaggagcaggagggggctcCCCGCAGGgcgccgcagcccccgggggggcggcagcagcggccGAGGCAGCGCTGA
- the LOC118245586 gene encoding sestrin-3-like — MIVCPQSMEHPRGSRCQRLPGQVVKMSGGEPERPQFLFVKALASRGRPEAVTQQMGYHPRYLDSFLKTQHYLLHMDGPLPFDCRHYIAIMAAARHRCRYLVNLHVLQFLRAGGDPQWLRGLDFIPPKLRNLNEINKILAHRPWLITKEHIEKLLKISEWSWSLAELVHAVVLLAHCHALASFVFGCGCEQEEGPGGRGSLKPSPPGNQCFCEAATGNGCSQELLRINRKRSLDSCMELDSLRERIQRIHVETEGREETRLLPPDREEDTDGEVTGAANLACYMQDPDFGYQDFARRDEDQTQVFRVQDYSWEDHGFSLVNRLYSDIGHLLDEKFRMVDGLQSSAMAKRQGCEPSVFKRGIWNYIHCMFGIRYDDYDYAEVNHLLERMLKVYIKTVTCYPEKTNPEMFDRFWKQFKHSEKVHVNLLILEARMQAELLYALQAITQYMVS; from the exons ATGATCGTGTGTCCCCAGAGCATGGAGCACCCCCGAGGAAGCCGGTGCCAGCGGCTGCCGGGGCAG GTGGTGAAGATGTCCGGCGGCGAGCCCGAGCGCCCGCAGTTCCTCTTCGTGAAGGCGCTGGCGAGCCGGGGGCGGCCGGAGGCGGTGACCCAGCAGATGGGCTACCACCCGCGCTACCTCGACAGCTTCCTCAAGACGCAGCACTACCTGCTGCACATGGACGGCCCGCTGCCCTTCGACTGCCGCCACTACATCGCCATCATG GCGGCCGCCCGGCACCGCTGCCGGTACCTGGTGAACCTGCACGTGCTGCAGTTCCTGCGCGCGGGGGGCGATCCCCAGTGGCTGCGCGGCCTCGACTTCATCCCGCCCAAACTCCGCAACCTCAACGAGATCAACAAGATCCTGGCCCACCGGCCCTGGCTCATCACCAAGGAGCACATCGAG aagctgctgaagatCAGCGAGTGGAGCTGGTCGCTGGCGGAGCTGGTGCACGCCGTCGTCCTGCTGGCGCACTGCCACGCGCTCGCCAGCTTTGTCTTCGGCTGCGGCTGCGAGCAGGaagaggggccggggggccggggaTCGCTGAAGCCCTCGCCGCCCGGGAACCAGTGCTTCTGCGAGGCCGCCACCGGGAACggctgcagccaggagctgctgcgcATCAACCGCAAGAGG TCCCTGGACTCCTGCATGGAGCTGGACTCTCTCCGGGAGCGCATTCAGCGGATCCACGTAGAGacggagggcagggaggagacgAGGCTGCTGCCGCCGGACCGCGAggaag aTACCGACGGGGAAGTCACTGGCGCCGCCAACCTCGCGTGCTACATGCAGGACCCCGACTTTGGCTACCAGGACTTCGCCCGGCGCGATGAGGATCAGACGCAGGTATTCAGAGTCCAG GATTACTCCTGGGAGGACCACGGCTTTTCGCTGGTGAACCGTCTCTACTCTGACATCGGGCATCTCCTGGATGAGAAGTTCCGGATGGTGGATGGCCTGCAGAGCAGTGCCATGGCCAAGCGGCAGGGCTGCGAACCCTCCGTCTTCAAGCGGGGCATCTGGAACTACATCCACTGCATGTTTGGCATCAG GTACGATGACTACGACTACGCAGAGGTGAATCACCTCCTGGAGCGGATGCTCAAAGTCTACATTAAGACCGTAACCTGCTACCCAGAGAAGACAAACCCCGAAATGTTCGACAGGTTCTGGAAGCAGTTCAAGCACAGTGAAAAG GTCCACGTGAACCTGCTCATCCTGGAAGCCCGCATGCAGGCGGAGCTGCTGTACGCGCTGCAGGCCATCACCCAGTACATGGTCTCGTAG
- the FOXO4 gene encoding forkhead box protein O4 produces the protein MAEPGGGGSAAAAPGAAAPDIDPDFEPQSRPRSCTWPLPRPELPAPEAGGAAEEGAGGAAAAAAAAAAAGPGRAEGARGAGGAAAAAAAARKGGSRRNAWGNQSYAELISQAIESAPEKRLTLAQIYEWMVRSVPYFKDKGDSNSSAGWKNSIRHNLSLHSKFIKVHNEATGKSSWWMLNPEGGKSGKAPRRRAASMDNSSKLAKVRGKASKKKPSLQSAPEATADSPGSQFPKWPGSPSSRSNEDSDVWNTFRPRTSSNASTISARLSPIVTDQDDLHDEELLPSMVYSSASSNVPPTVTEELELIDGLNLMSPSSSVLSTQQSASSGQIQRDSSFSLRSPNAAGQTTTFGNSLFNPVDISLQSSVSHFSGPQTLEALLTPSSPPPRDVMMTQVDPVLPQTGSRMSGRTLLLLGGQATQSKMSSGTPRGKPAEQQAEPVGASVLPSTLPIVASPQNTGSINSLKAPVSAAAAQSVQLGSPPLLSSASPAPLGLNQDRLPIDLDIDMYMENLECDMDYIINSELMDGEGLDFNFEPVLSTPSYPSTSQASNHTWVPS, from the exons ATGGCGGAGCCGGGCGGGGgcggcagcgccgccgccgctcccggtGCCGCGGCTCCGGACATCGACCCCGACTTCGAGCCGCAGAGCCGGCCGCGCTCCTGCACCTGGCCGCTGCCCCGGCCCGAGCTGCCGGCCCCGGAGGCGGGCGGAGCGGCGGAGGAGGGCgcgggcggagcggcggcggcggcggcggcggcggcggcggcggggcccgggcgGGCcgagggggcgcggggggcaggcggggcggcggcggcggcggcggcggcgcggaaGGGCGGCTCCCGGCGCAACGCCTGGGGCAACCAGTCGTACGCCGAGCTGATCAGCCAGGCCATCGAGAGCGCCCCCGAGAAGCGGCTGACGCTGGCGCAGATCTACGAGTGGATGGTGCGCTCCGTGCCCTACTTCAAGGACAAGGGCGACAGCAACAGCTCCGCCGGCTGGAAG aactCTATTAGGCATAACCTGTCTCTGCACAGCAAGTTCATTAAAGTTCATAATGAAGCCACTGGGAAGAGTTCTTGGTGGATGCTCAATCCTGAAGGCGGTAAAAGTGGAAAGGCACCAAGAAGAAGAGCTGCCTCCATGGACAACAGCAGCAAGCTCGCAAAAGTCAGAGGTAAAGCATCCAAAAAGAAGCCCTCTCTCCAGTCTGCTCCTGAAGCCACTGCTGACAGTCCTGGCTCCCAGTTCCCTAAGTGGCCGGGGAGCCCGTCCTCAAGAAGCAACGAGGACTCTGATGTGTGGAACACCTTCCGGCCTCGAACCAGTTCCAATGCAAGCACCATTAGTGCCAGGCTTTCTCCAATCGTGACTGATCAGGATGACCTCCATGATGAAGAGCTGCTCCCGTCTATGGTGTACTCCAGTGCATCCAGCAACGTTCCACCAACCGTGACCGAGGAGCTTGAGCTCATTGACGGGTTAAATTTGATGTCTCCCAGCTCATCTGTGCTATCTACCCAGCAATCTGCCTCCAGTGGTCAGATCCAAAGAGATTCCAGCTTTTCCTTGCGGAGCCCAAACGCAGCTGGTCAGACCACCACTTTTGGCAATTCCCTCTTTAACCCTGTTGATATTTCACTGCAGAGTTCTGTCAGCCATTTCTCCGGCCCTCAGACCTTGGAAGCTCTTCTGACGCCCAGCTCTCCGCCTCCAAGGGATGTTATGATGACTCAGGTGGATCCAGTTCTCCCACAGACTGGTAGCAGGATGAGCGGCCGAACTCTTCTGCTCCTGGGTGGACAAGCCACCCAGAGTAAGATGAGCTCAGGCACTCCGCGAGGaaagcctgcagagcagcaggcagaaccAGTTGGTGCCAGTGTTTTGCCATCAACGCTTCCCATAGTAGCATCTCCTCAAAACACTGGCAGCATCAACAGTTTGAAGGCTCCGGTTTCTGCAGCGGCTGCCCAGTCCGTCCAGCTGGGCAGTCCACCACTGCTTTCTTCAGCTAGCCCTGCTCCTCTGGGGCTGAACCAGGACAGGCTGCCCATTGACCTGGACATTGACATGTACATGGAGAACCTTGAATGTGATATGGATTACATAATCAACAGCGAACTCATGGATGGAGAAGGACTGGACTTTAATTTTGAACCTGTTCTGTCTACTCCCAGCTATCCCAGCACCTCGCAGGCCTCCAACCATACCTGGGTACCGAGTTAA
- the SNX12 gene encoding sorting nexin-12: MSEAAVADTRRLNAKPQDLTDAYGPPSNFLEIDIFNPQTVGMGRARYTSYELRMRTNLPIFKLKESCVRRRYSDFEWLKNELERDSKIVVPPLPGKALKRQLPFRGDEGIFEESFIEERRQGLEQFINKIAGHPLAQNERCLHMFLQEETIDRNYVPGKVRQ, translated from the exons aTGTCGGAGGCGGCGGTGGCCGACACCCGGCGCCTGAACGCCAAGCCGCAGGACCTGACGGACGCGTACGGGCCGCCCAGCAACTTCCTCGAGATCGACATCTTCAACCCGCAGACCGTGGGCATGGGCCGCGCCAGATACACCAGCTACGAGCTCCGCATGAGG ACAAACCTCCCGATCTTCAAATTGAAGGAGTCATGTGTGAGGAGACGATACAGTGACTTTGAATGGCTGAAGAATGAGCTGGAGCGAGACAGTAAG attGTAGTGCCACCGCTGCCTGGAAAAGCTTTGAAACGACAGCTTCCCTTCCGAGGAGACGAAGGCATCTTTGAGGAGTCCTTCATTGAGGAGCGGAGACAGGGCCTAGAACAGTTTATTAACAA aattgCTGGACACCCACTGGCACAGAACGAGCGCTGCTTACATATGTTCCTGCAAGAGGAGACTATTGATAGGAATTACGTCCCAGGGAAAGTGCGCCAGTAG
- the LOC118245422 gene encoding transcription initiation factor TFIID subunit 4-like isoform X1, which produces MRRAERPAAGPGSPGCPDLLLHVGGPGSPLSPLFLSFFEEECSAIAARLRVGAAAAAGPSPGGAAAGPVTSTPVASGPVSSTPVTSGPVASAPLRPSQPPAGDAPGATPGEPRPRSRLARPQPRRAARLGTGQGAPGRSGPPGRSPGSGAARPSLGRPRASLGREPPRAGRGPGAPAARLALPSGTKPKPAAKPRLQHPGGAPQLALPSAVPRPTPRDKETETAAKAAGHRQPSKRLSTAIPTVASRSRLRPPGRVASPKRSYLGTQKEPEQTWCSGSPVEQRAALAAVGALPEQGSDALRFGFLDPTSGSTTQELLCNRTRELKENGKADQTWVCVGSPSPIVLPPVPAPGCGEAAPAEQPAGDQLSQELKHVKDELERVKGELADRTAQCEAYRQTISSLQAQLRAAGIWPEDAAVDENGVVGRD; this is translated from the exons ATGCGGCGGGCGgagcggccggcggcggggcccggctcTCCGGGCTGCCCCGACCTGCTGCTGCACGTCGGCGGGCCGGGCTCGCCGCTCTCGCCGCTTTTCCTCAGCTTCTTCGAGGAGGAGTGCAGCGCCATCGCCGCCCGCCTGCGCGtgggagccgccgccgccgcggggccgtctccggggggcgccgccgccgggcccgtCACCTCCACGCCCGTCGCCTCCGGGCCCGTCTCCTCCACGCCCGTCACCTCCGGGCCCGTCGCCTCCGCGCCGCTGcgcccctcgcagccccccgccgGGGACGCCCCCGGTGCGACCCCCGGggagccgcggccccgctcccgcctcgcccggccgcagccccgcagGGCCGCCCGCCTCGGGACCGGGCAGGGCGCTCCGGGCCGCTCCGGGCCCCCCGGCCGGTCCCCGGGGAGCGGAGCAGCGAGGCCTTCCCTGGGCCGTCCGCGGGCGTCGCTGGGGCGGGAGCCCCCCAGGGCCGGCCGGGGGCCGGGAGCCCCCGCAGCGAGGCTCGCCCTGCCCTCAG GTACGAAGCCGAAGCCGGCTGCcaagcccaggctgcagcaccccGGTGGGGCTCCGCAGCTGGCGCTGCCGTCCGCCGTCCCCAGACCCACCCCCCGGGACAAGGAGACGGAAA ctgctgccaaggCTGCGGGTCACAGACAGCCCTCTAAGAGGCTTTCTACAGCAATCCCTACCGTGGCTTCTCGCTCCCGACTGCGGCCGCCAGGAAGAGTGGCTTCCCCCAAGCGCTCTTACCTAG GCACCCAGAAAGAGCCTGAACAAACCTGGTGCTCTGGTTCACCTGTGGAACAGCGAGCGGCCCTGGCTGCTGTCGGGGCACTCCCTGAGCAGGGCTCTGATGCTCTTCGTTTTGGTTTCCTGGACCCTACTTCAGGATCGACtacccaggagctgctgtgcaaCAGGACCCGAGAGCTGAAGGAAAACG GCAAGGCTGACCAGACGTGGGTGTGCGTGGGATCCCCTTCTCCCATCGTGTTGCCCCCCGTCCCTGCTCCGGGCTGTGGGGAGGCAGCCCCCGCTGAGCAG CCTGCAGGTGACCAGCTCTCCCAGGAGCTGAAGCATGTAAAGGACGAGCTGGAGCGAGTGAAGGGCGAGCTCG